The genome window CTACATGTGTTTCATTTTTCACTGAAATTGCATCAAATCTGCAGTGCTTTAGACACTCTCCGCAGTTAATACAGAGAGTAGAATCTATTGCTGCTTTTGACATGCCTATATAATCTTTTCTTTGTGGATCCTTTCTTTCTCGCATCGATAGGTGTAAATTGGGTGCGTCAACATCGCAATCCGCATAAGCTCTGGCTTTTGAAAGCTTAATGAACGCACTAGCTACCGTTGTTTTACCGGTGCCTCCTTTTCCGCTAAGAATAAGCAATTGTTTCATATAGAGGCCTCCCTGTAGATTTTTTCCAACAGTGACGAAAAAAACTGTTTATATTTTGGATTTTCTCTTACGGCTATTTCTGCATTGGAGCTTAGCTTACTCAATTCTGTGTCGTAGGGAATTTTCCCCAATATTTTTAATCCCTTTTTATCACCTAAATCTTCTAGGGGGTTATAACCACCAACAGATTTATTAATTATCACAGCACTTGGTTTATTAAAGAGCTGTACTAGCTCGTAGACCATTTCAAAATTATGCCTTCCAAAAATCGTCGGTTCCAAA of Synergistaceae bacterium contains these proteins:
- a CDS encoding 4Fe-4S binding protein, giving the protein MKQLLILSGKGGTGKTTVASAFIKLSKARAYADCDVDAPNLHLSMRERKDPQRKDYIGMSKAAIDSTLCINCGECLKHCRFDAISVKNETHV